CTCCATGGAGGAAACCGCCGTCGCCATGGAGAGCGTCGCCACCGGCGCCACGGAGGTGAGCGCCACCGCCGAAGATCTGCGGAAGATCACGGAGCGGTTCATCGTGGACGGCGGCGCTCCGTCCCGGGGTCTCGCCCTCAGGTAAAGACGAAGCCTGAAAAGAAAAAGGGGCCTTCCGGCCCCTTTTTCTTTTCACCGGCGTTCTTCAGTCCAGCTCGGCGATGACGTCGATCTCCACCAGGATATCGAGGAGGTCGCTTCCCACCGTCGTCCTCACGGGGAATGGTTCATTGAAGAACTCCCTGTAGACCTCGTTGAACGCCCTGAAATCTTTCGTGACCT
The Aminivibrio sp. DNA segment above includes these coding regions:
- a CDS encoding RidA family protein, whose protein sequence is VTKDFRAFNEVYREFFNEPFPVRTTVGSDLLDILVEIDVIAELD